From a region of the Coprococcus comes ATCC 27758 genome:
- a CDS encoding tRNA (mnm(5)s(2)U34)-methyltransferase: MNFQITEYCHHILEEYIEEGDICIDATAGNGGDTEFLCQKVGETGNVYAFDVQEMAIAHTRERLEKANLSTRAKLIQDGHEKMQTYVKEEAKVIIFNFGYLPGGDHKIATRAATSLTAIESALNLLKKGGIINLCIYSGGDTGYEEKEAILNYLKTLDSKKWLVIVNSYFNRKNDPPLPVFIYRLK; the protein is encoded by the coding sequence ATGAATTTTCAGATCACAGAATATTGCCATCACATTTTAGAAGAGTATATAGAAGAAGGGGATATCTGCATTGATGCCACCGCCGGAAACGGCGGTGACACGGAGTTTTTGTGCCAGAAAGTCGGAGAGACCGGAAATGTCTATGCTTTTGATGTGCAAGAGATGGCGATTGCTCACACCAGAGAACGCCTCGAAAAAGCGAACCTGTCGACAAGAGCCAAGCTGATCCAGGACGGTCACGAAAAAATGCAGACCTATGTAAAAGAAGAAGCTAAGGTCATCATCTTCAATTTCGGCTACCTCCCCGGCGGCGACCACAAAATCGCAACCCGCGCAGCCACCAGCCTCACCGCCATCGAGTCAGCTCTTAACCTGCTCAAAAAAGGCGGCATCATAAACCTCTGCATCTACAGCGGCGGCGACACCGGCTACGAAGAAAAAGAAGCCATTTTGAATTATCTCAAAACATTAGATTCCAAAAAATGGCTCGTAATCGTAAATTCCTATTTTAACCGTAAAAATGATCCTCCACTTCCTGTATTCATCTATAGACTGAAATAG
- the hisC gene encoding histidinol-phosphate transaminase, producing MREFEKNIRKVEPYVPGEQPQKKVIKLNTNENPYPPAPGVLAAMKKLEGHVDSLRLYPDPTSDTLVSALADFYHVGKDQVFVGVGSDDVLSMCFLTFFNSEKPVFFPDITYSFYKVWADLYRIPYECKKVDENFHIIKEDYYLENGGVIFPNPNAPTSIYEDLEFVEDIIRHNQDVIVIVDEAYIDFAGESALSLLDKYDNLIITQTFSKARSMAGMRIGYAIASPLLIKYLNDAKYSFNSYTMNKTSLVYGAEAVKDKEYFAETTRKIVETRDWAEEEFKKLGFVFPKPSANFIFVSHPEYDAKELFEAMKAKGIYVRFWGSERIEQYLRVTIGTREEMEALFAFLREYMM from the coding sequence ATGAGAGAATTTGAGAAAAATATCCGAAAAGTAGAACCTTATGTTCCGGGTGAACAGCCACAGAAAAAAGTGATCAAACTGAATACCAATGAGAATCCGTACCCACCTGCACCGGGAGTTCTTGCGGCAATGAAAAAGCTGGAGGGTCATGTGGACAGTTTAAGGCTGTATCCGGATCCGACATCTGATACACTGGTCAGTGCACTGGCGGACTTTTATCATGTTGGAAAAGATCAGGTTTTTGTGGGAGTGGGATCTGACGATGTTCTCTCTATGTGTTTCCTTACCTTCTTTAACTCGGAAAAACCGGTTTTCTTTCCGGATATTACATATTCCTTCTACAAAGTATGGGCGGATCTTTACCGGATTCCATACGAATGCAAGAAGGTAGATGAAAACTTCCATATCATAAAAGAAGATTATTATCTGGAAAATGGTGGTGTGATCTTCCCGAATCCAAATGCACCGACATCCATCTATGAAGATCTGGAATTTGTGGAAGATATCATCAGACACAACCAGGATGTTATTGTGATTGTGGATGAGGCATATATTGATTTCGCAGGAGAGTCAGCACTTTCGCTTCTGGACAAATATGACAACCTGATCATTACGCAGACATTTTCAAAGGCAAGATCGATGGCTGGAATGCGTATTGGATATGCAATCGCAAGTCCGCTCCTGATCAAGTATTTAAACGATGCAAAATATTCGTTCAATTCTTATACTATGAACAAAACTTCTCTGGTATACGGAGCAGAAGCGGTAAAAGATAAAGAATATTTTGCTGAGACAACACGTAAAATTGTGGAGACAAGAGACTGGGCAGAAGAAGAATTCAAAAAGCTCGGCTTTGTATTTCCAAAACCAAGCGCAAACTTCATCTTTGTATCACATCCGGAATACGATGCAAAAGAACTCTTTGAAGCAATGAAAGCAAAAGGAATCTATGTGCGTTTCTGGGGAAGCGAGCGGATTGAGCAATATCTGCGTGTGACGATCGGTACGAGAGAAGAGATGGAAGCACTCTTTGCCTTCCTCCGTGAATATATGATGTAA
- a CDS encoding DUF1385 domain-containing protein: MKSSNIGGQAVIEGVMMKNKDRYAVAVRKPDGEIEVTTDTYKSVVGKYTALTKLPFVRGIFNFVDSLVLGMKTLTWSASFYEEEEEKEMTEVEEKKQERTEKLLMTLTMVVSFALAIGIFMVLPYFLSDLLKKWISSYTVRIIIEGIIRIAIFVAYVGGISVMNDIKRLYRYHGAEHKCINCIEHGLPLTVENVRKSSKEHKRCGTSFMLFVMIVGIVLLFFVRVESPLMRVIVRIALLPVIAGISYELIKWAGSSENPVVCILSKPGLWLQGLTTKEPDDEMIEVGIAAVEAVFDWKAYLRENFGYKEEE, translated from the coding sequence ATGAAATCTTCGAATATTGGTGGTCAGGCTGTCATCGAAGGCGTGATGATGAAGAATAAAGACCGTTATGCGGTTGCGGTGAGAAAGCCTGACGGAGAGATAGAAGTTACAACAGATACATATAAAAGTGTAGTTGGAAAATATACGGCACTTACGAAGCTACCTTTTGTCAGAGGAATCTTTAATTTTGTTGATTCTCTGGTGCTGGGGATGAAGACTTTGACCTGGTCAGCAAGCTTCTATGAGGAAGAGGAAGAAAAAGAGATGACCGAAGTCGAAGAAAAGAAGCAGGAGCGTACGGAAAAGCTTTTGATGACGCTGACGATGGTTGTATCTTTTGCACTTGCAATCGGTATTTTTATGGTACTTCCGTATTTTTTGTCAGATCTGCTGAAGAAATGGATTTCTTCCTATACAGTTCGGATTATCATTGAGGGAATCATCCGCATTGCGATTTTTGTTGCCTATGTGGGCGGAATTTCGGTAATGAACGATATTAAGCGTTTGTATCGCTATCATGGCGCGGAGCATAAGTGTATCAACTGTATTGAACATGGACTTCCACTGACTGTTGAAAATGTTAGAAAGAGCTCTAAAGAACACAAAAGATGTGGAACCAGCTTCATGCTGTTTGTCATGATCGTGGGAATCGTTCTCTTATTTTTTGTAAGGGTAGAATCTCCGCTGATGAGAGTGATTGTGAGAATTGCACTTCTTCCGGTGATTGCTGGTATTTCTTATGAGTTGATCAAATGGGCAGGAAGCAGTGAGAATCCGGTCGTGTGTATCTTAAGTAAGCCGGGACTTTGGCTGCAGGGGCTTACGACAAAGGAACCGGACGATGAGATGATCGAGGTCGGGATTGCGGCTGTAGAAGCGGTGTTTGACTGGAAAGCGTATTTGAGAGAGAATTTCGGATATAAGGAAGAGGAGTAA
- a CDS encoding DUF2156 domain-containing protein — MAEAKFKRPELTDRDLIDFYFKKYPSRSCDRTFANVYLWARFYEVEFAQYNNVLLFRDNSAGYGYAFPAGEDEDVKAAIEDIMKWEKEKGVPFCLYGVTKENFAKLETWFPGKFDITYHRDEADYVYESEKLATLSGKKLHGKRNHVNKFKALHGDNWSYETITEDNLEECFQMALKWRNLNGCEDDEEKNSEMCVTLNSLRLYKELNLIGGLLRVGDEIVAFTIGEAVNDDTFVVHIEKAYADIEGAYTMINQQFVEHEIAGKYKYTNREDDVGEEGLRKAKLSYKPVFMVEKGVVTLKEDSEKECAKDDI; from the coding sequence ATGGCAGAAGCAAAATTTAAAAGACCAGAACTGACAGACCGGGATCTTATTGATTTTTATTTCAAAAAGTACCCAAGCAGAAGCTGCGACCGTACTTTTGCAAATGTATATCTGTGGGCAAGGTTTTACGAAGTAGAATTTGCACAATATAATAACGTTCTCCTGTTCCGGGACAACAGTGCAGGTTACGGCTATGCATTTCCGGCAGGTGAAGATGAAGATGTAAAAGCAGCGATTGAAGATATCATGAAGTGGGAGAAAGAAAAAGGCGTCCCATTCTGTCTGTATGGGGTAACAAAAGAGAATTTCGCCAAGCTTGAAACATGGTTTCCAGGCAAATTCGACATCACCTATCACAGAGATGAGGCGGATTATGTCTATGAAAGTGAGAAACTTGCAACACTTTCCGGCAAAAAGCTGCACGGCAAGCGGAATCACGTCAATAAATTTAAAGCACTTCACGGAGATAACTGGAGTTACGAAACGATTACAGAGGATAATCTGGAAGAGTGTTTTCAGATGGCACTGAAATGGCGGAATCTGAATGGCTGTGAAGATGATGAAGAGAAGAATTCCGAGATGTGTGTAACACTCAATTCACTGCGCCTTTACAAAGAACTGAACCTGATCGGAGGTCTGCTCAGAGTTGGTGATGAGATTGTTGCATTTACGATTGGAGAAGCGGTAAATGACGATACCTTTGTGGTTCATATCGAAAAAGCTTATGCGGATATTGAAGGTGCGTATACCATGATCAACCAGCAGTTCGTAGAGCATGAAATTGCCGGAAAATACAAATATACCAACCGGGAAGATGATGTTGGAGAAGAAGGATTAAGAAAGGCCAAGCTTTCCTACAAACCGGTATTTATGGTAGAAAAAGGTGTTGTGACATTAAAAGAAGACAGCGAAAAGGAGTGTGCAAAAGATGATATCTAA
- a CDS encoding TIGR04002 family protein yields MSSTTINNPEPSANALSHQKVSRLTSTALFAALICVTTAYIFHIPFGVNGGYVHIGDSLIYLAAAFLPTPYAMFAGAIGGAMADILTAPVYAPATFIIKMLISLPITCKKDKIVNVHNCVGVVVAAVISFIGYYITDVILFGTWGALIPSIVGTLAQSGGSAVIFIILGSTLDKAGFKNTMKNKFGI; encoded by the coding sequence ATGTCATCTACAACCATTAACAATCCGGAACCATCTGCAAATGCACTTTCTCATCAGAAAGTCTCCAGACTGACTTCAACAGCTCTTTTTGCAGCACTGATCTGTGTGACAACTGCTTATATTTTCCATATTCCATTTGGTGTAAATGGCGGATATGTACACATCGGAGATTCTCTGATCTATCTTGCCGCTGCATTCCTCCCAACACCATATGCCATGTTTGCTGGTGCAATCGGTGGTGCCATGGCAGATATCCTGACTGCCCCGGTATATGCACCTGCAACCTTCATCATCAAGATGCTGATCTCCCTTCCGATCACATGTAAAAAGGACAAGATCGTGAATGTACACAACTGTGTCGGCGTTGTTGTTGCCGCTGTAATTTCCTTTATTGGATATTATATCACAGATGTAATCCTGTTCGGAACCTGGGGTGCACTGATTCCTTCGATTGTAGGAACCCTTGCCCAGTCAGGCGGAAGTGCTGTGATCTTTATCATTCTTGGTTCCACTCTTGACAAAGCCGGTTTCAAGAATACAATGAAAAACAAATTTGGAATTTAG
- a CDS encoding TIGR04100 family radical SAM protein codes for MSDIIYTFKNNAYFNITNRCTCKCIFCIRNEHEAIGEATELWHDHNPSFEEIKAAIDAFDFTNYPEAVFCGYGEPTCAYDNLIVAAKYMKEKHPEVLLRVNTNGLGELFNKKPIAEEMAKYIDAVSISLNAPTAERYQEVTQPCFENAFPDMLAFAEKAKKLFSSVQFSVVSIISQEEIDASQKLADEMGIPLKVRIYS; via the coding sequence ATGTCAGATATTATTTACACATTTAAAAACAATGCATATTTTAACATCACCAACCGCTGCACTTGCAAATGTATTTTCTGCATCCGTAACGAGCATGAAGCCATCGGAGAGGCAACAGAACTTTGGCACGACCACAATCCTTCTTTCGAAGAGATCAAGGCAGCTATTGATGCTTTTGATTTTACAAATTATCCGGAAGCCGTCTTCTGCGGCTACGGGGAACCGACCTGTGCCTACGATAATCTGATTGTTGCTGCAAAATACATGAAAGAAAAACATCCGGAAGTTCTCCTTCGCGTCAATACCAACGGACTTGGCGAACTCTTCAATAAAAAGCCGATCGCAGAAGAAATGGCAAAATATATCGATGCCGTATCGATCAGCCTGAATGCGCCAACTGCAGAGCGTTACCAGGAAGTTACACAGCCTTGTTTTGAAAATGCGTTCCCAGATATGCTTGCATTTGCCGAGAAAGCGAAGAAACTGTTCTCATCTGTGCAGTTCAGTGTGGTAAGCATCATTTCACAGGAAGAAATCGATGCGTCCCAGAAACTCGCAGACGAGATGGGGATTCCGTTGAAAGTTCGAATTTATTCGTAA
- a CDS encoding pyridoxal phosphate-dependent aminotransferase: protein MISKKMENMVANSSAIRAMFEEGNRLAKIYGPENVFDFSLGNPNVPAPKAVKQAILDILDEEDELVLHGYTNSNAGYEDVRQAVAESLNERFGTAFAAKNITMTVGAAGGLNVILKALLNPGDEVITFAPYFGEYRSYVNNFDGVLVEISPNTVDFQPKLDEFEAKITPKTKAVIVNTPNNPTGVVYSEETIRKMAEIMEKKQNEYGTEIYLISDEPYRELAYDGVDVPYLTRYYANTIVGYSYSKSLSLPGERIGYLVIPDDVKDSETLIAAANVANRILGFVNAPTLQQKVVARCLHEKTDISYYNRNRETLYQGLIECGFECVKPQGAFYLFMKTPIKDEKTFCQEAKKYNLLLVPGSSFGCAGYVRIAYCVAYETIVNALPKFKELAKEYQLG from the coding sequence ATGATATCTAAGAAGATGGAAAATATGGTGGCAAACAGCTCGGCGATCCGCGCCATGTTTGAAGAGGGAAATCGTCTTGCAAAAATTTACGGACCGGAAAATGTATTTGATTTCAGTCTAGGTAATCCAAATGTACCGGCACCGAAAGCCGTAAAGCAGGCGATTCTTGATATTTTGGATGAAGAAGATGAACTGGTGCTTCATGGATATACTAACAGCAATGCGGGATATGAAGATGTTCGCCAGGCTGTAGCTGAATCTCTGAATGAGCGATTTGGTACTGCATTTGCAGCAAAAAATATTACGATGACAGTTGGCGCAGCAGGCGGACTGAATGTTATTTTAAAAGCACTGTTAAATCCGGGAGATGAAGTGATCACATTTGCACCGTACTTTGGAGAGTACAGAAGTTATGTCAATAATTTTGACGGTGTTCTGGTTGAAATCTCACCGAATACCGTAGATTTTCAGCCAAAGCTGGATGAATTTGAGGCAAAGATCACACCGAAGACAAAAGCAGTGATCGTTAATACACCGAATAATCCGACCGGTGTTGTCTATTCCGAAGAGACGATCAGGAAGATGGCAGAGATCATGGAGAAGAAGCAGAACGAATACGGAACAGAGATTTATCTTATCTCTGATGAGCCATACCGTGAACTTGCTTATGATGGTGTGGATGTACCGTATCTGACCAGGTATTATGCCAATACGATCGTAGGATATTCTTATAGTAAATCTCTTTCCCTGCCGGGAGAGCGAATCGGATATCTGGTGATTCCGGATGATGTAAAAGATTCAGAGACACTCATTGCAGCAGCAAATGTTGCAAACCGTATTCTTGGATTTGTCAATGCGCCAACCCTGCAGCAGAAGGTAGTTGCAAGATGTCTGCATGAGAAAACCGATATTTCATACTATAACAGAAACAGGGAGACTCTTTACCAGGGACTCATAGAATGTGGATTTGAATGTGTCAAACCGCAGGGTGCATTTTACCTGTTCATGAAGACTCCGATCAAGGATGAAAAGACATTTTGCCAGGAAGCAAAAAAATATAATCTGCTTCTAGTACCGGGAAGTTCTTTTGGATGTGCAGGATATGTCAGAATTGCATATTGTGTAGCTTATGAGACAATCGTAAATGCACTGCCGAAATTCAAAGAGCTTGCAAAAGAATATCAGCTAGGATAA
- a CDS encoding LysR family transcriptional regulator, whose amino-acid sequence MNIQQLTYIVEIANCKSISRAAEYLFVSQPALSQQIRNLEKELGYRVFHRTSKGLELTEKGNVFYQKAQEMLKDWNRFKEEVISGTEHKKLKIGLGARVYSNRLFPKIARYFERHPELEVTFYTEAGLDAYAAIKDGSLDMALDRMPENEIGMEKCVCFAKELIREKQCILMAPDHPLTQKKNASIMDCREYTMLTGLEHSVEDRLLRKTYGEQNITWKRVIRSDSIDTVMKMVKSGSGIAIGPKSFAEYYGVTAVPLVPARQDSLYFACLKSKKKEPEIREFQRYLTTLVSSVCPD is encoded by the coding sequence ATGAACATACAACAATTAACTTACATTGTAGAAATCGCAAATTGCAAAAGCATTTCCCGTGCAGCAGAGTACCTTTTCGTCTCGCAGCCCGCTCTGTCCCAGCAGATCCGGAATCTGGAAAAGGAACTGGGATACCGCGTATTTCACAGGACAAGCAAAGGACTGGAACTTACCGAAAAAGGGAATGTTTTTTACCAAAAAGCGCAAGAAATGCTAAAAGACTGGAATCGTTTTAAAGAAGAAGTGATTTCGGGAACAGAACATAAAAAATTAAAAATCGGACTTGGTGCCAGAGTCTATTCCAACAGACTGTTTCCGAAGATTGCCAGATATTTTGAAAGGCATCCGGAGCTCGAGGTGACATTTTATACGGAGGCTGGGCTGGATGCATATGCGGCGATCAAGGACGGTTCCCTTGATATGGCACTGGACCGGATGCCGGAAAATGAAATCGGCATGGAGAAATGTGTCTGTTTTGCAAAAGAACTGATCCGTGAGAAGCAGTGTATACTGATGGCACCGGATCATCCGCTCACGCAGAAGAAAAATGCTTCAATCATGGATTGCAGGGAATATACTATGCTCACAGGACTAGAGCATTCGGTGGAAGACCGTCTCCTCAGAAAGACATATGGTGAACAGAATATCACATGGAAGAGAGTCATCCGCTCAGACAGCATCGATACGGTGATGAAGATGGTGAAAAGCGGAAGCGGAATCGCGATCGGACCAAAGTCCTTTGCAGAATACTATGGGGTTACGGCGGTGCCACTGGTTCCAGCCAGGCAGGACAGTCTTTATTTTGCCTGCTTGAAATCAAAGAAAAAAGAGCCGGAAATCCGGGAATTTCAGAGGTATCTGACTACTCTGGTTTCCAGTGTTTGTCCAGATTAA
- a CDS encoding YitT family protein translates to MKLTTKRKEQISSVLIICLGNILNAFSARVFLLPADLVAGGTTGIGLILQRITGIPLSSLVLAFNIIMLVLAYIFLGKKYTLSAILSSFMYPIALEFFNQILGDYVLTDNLILCTLFAGIGIGISLGMIIRTGASTGGVDVPPLILNKYFRFPVSAGLYIIDFFVILGQALYQPVDKVLYAILYVIIYTLVMNKLIVSGTSRIAVQIISKHSDEIRNFVLTQIDRGATIIPVQGGYLNQQLNMVLTVISNRELVQLEKNVHQIDPESFIIVSQVQEVQGRGFNLDKHWKPE, encoded by the coding sequence ATGAAACTTACTACAAAAAGAAAAGAACAGATTTCTTCTGTTCTCATCATCTGCCTGGGAAATATACTCAACGCTTTTTCAGCCAGAGTCTTTCTTCTTCCGGCTGACCTTGTTGCCGGTGGCACGACCGGAATCGGGCTGATCCTGCAGCGCATAACCGGGATCCCTCTTTCCTCTCTGGTGCTCGCTTTCAACATTATCATGCTGGTGCTTGCCTATATTTTCCTCGGGAAAAAATATACATTATCTGCAATTTTAAGCTCTTTTATGTATCCGATCGCACTGGAATTCTTCAATCAGATCCTTGGAGATTATGTTCTGACAGACAATCTGATCCTATGCACACTCTTTGCTGGCATCGGAATCGGAATCTCCCTTGGAATGATCATCCGTACCGGTGCTTCTACCGGTGGCGTAGACGTTCCGCCACTGATCTTAAATAAATATTTCCGTTTTCCTGTTTCAGCCGGATTGTACATCATTGACTTCTTTGTCATCCTGGGGCAGGCACTTTATCAGCCAGTTGACAAGGTACTATATGCGATTTTGTATGTGATCATTTACACCCTTGTCATGAACAAGCTGATCGTCAGCGGAACTTCAAGGATTGCTGTTCAGATCATCAGCAAACATTCAGATGAAATCCGTAATTTTGTACTTACCCAGATTGACCGCGGTGCAACCATCATTCCAGTTCAAGGTGGCTATCTGAACCAGCAGCTGAATATGGTACTCACCGTCATCTCCAACCGTGAACTCGTCCAACTTGAAAAAAATGTTCATCAGATCGATCCGGAAAGCTTTATCATCGTTTCCCAGGTACAGGAAGTCCAGGGACGCGGATTTAATCTGGACAAACACTGGAAACCAGAGTAG
- a CDS encoding COG2426 family protein — protein sequence MTETLVQWFVTHLGGKAAKELIIFIISMIPILELRGGILAAGPAFLNIPTWRAIPICLVGNLIPIPFILLLIRPIFAWLRKTRLFRPLVEKLEKKAMSKSDRISRYEFWGLVLFVGIPLPGTGAWTGALVASLLGIDWKKAFGAIVVGVCMASVIMYILSYVVIGGIFG from the coding sequence ATGACTGAAACTTTAGTACAGTGGTTTGTAACCCATCTGGGTGGCAAGGCTGCCAAAGAACTGATTATCTTTATTATTTCAATGATTCCGATTCTGGAGCTCCGGGGAGGAATCCTTGCGGCAGGTCCGGCGTTTTTAAATATTCCGACCTGGCGTGCAATCCCGATCTGTCTGGTGGGAAACCTGATCCCAATTCCGTTTATCCTGCTTCTGATCCGTCCGATTTTTGCATGGCTGCGCAAGACGCGCCTTTTCCGTCCGCTTGTAGAAAAGCTGGAGAAAAAAGCGATGAGCAAAAGTGATCGGATCAGCAGATATGAATTCTGGGGGCTGGTACTCTTCGTAGGAATTCCGCTTCCGGGAACCGGAGCCTGGACCGGAGCTCTTGTCGCATCCCTCCTTGGCATCGACTGGAAAAAAGCTTTCGGAGCAATCGTAGTCGGCGTATGCATGGCATCGGTGATCATGTATATCCTGTCTTACGTTGTGATCGGAGGAATCTTTGGATAA
- the prfA gene encoding peptide chain release factor 1, whose product MFDKLEDLLIRYEEIMGELQEPDVVNDQSRFRKLMKEQNDLTPIVEAYKEYKNCKQNIEDSLSLLEEESDEEMKELAKEELSESKKRVEELEQELKILLLPKDPNDDKNVIVEIRAGAGGDEAALFAAEIYRMYVHYADSRRWKTEMISLNENGIGGFKEVVFMITGQGAYSRMKYESGVHRVQRVPETESGGRIHTSTITVAVMPEAEEVDVVIDEKDIRIDVMRASGNGGQCVNTTDSAVRLTHYPTGIVIYSQTEKSQLQNKEKAFRLLRSKLYELELEKQHSAEAEARRSQIGTGDRSEKIRTYNFPQGRVTDHRIKLTLHKLDSIMNGDLDEVIDSLIAADQAAKLASMNEAV is encoded by the coding sequence ATGTTTGATAAATTAGAAGATCTGCTCATTCGTTATGAGGAGATTATGGGTGAGCTTCAGGAACCGGACGTGGTGAATGACCAGTCACGTTTCCGCAAGCTGATGAAAGAACAGAATGATCTGACCCCGATTGTTGAGGCATATAAAGAATATAAAAATTGTAAACAGAACATTGAAGACAGTCTTTCTCTTCTGGAGGAAGAATCCGATGAAGAGATGAAAGAGCTGGCAAAAGAAGAACTCAGTGAGTCTAAGAAGAGAGTCGAAGAGCTGGAACAGGAGCTCAAGATTCTTCTTCTTCCAAAAGACCCGAACGATGACAAGAACGTTATCGTGGAGATCCGTGCAGGTGCAGGTGGAGATGAAGCTGCCCTTTTTGCGGCTGAGATCTACCGTATGTATGTACATTATGCAGACAGCAGACGCTGGAAGACAGAGATGATCTCCCTCAATGAAAACGGAATCGGCGGATTCAAGGAAGTTGTATTTATGATCACAGGACAGGGAGCATATTCCCGTATGAAGTATGAAAGTGGTGTACATCGTGTACAGCGTGTGCCAGAGACAGAAAGCGGCGGACGTATCCATACTTCAACCATTACCGTAGCAGTGATGCCGGAAGCAGAAGAAGTTGACGTTGTGATCGATGAAAAAGATATCCGTATCGATGTTATGCGTGCATCTGGTAACGGTGGCCAGTGTGTCAATACCACAGACTCTGCTGTACGACTGACTCATTATCCGACAGGAATCGTGATCTACAGCCAGACTGAAAAATCACAGCTGCAGAACAAGGAAAAGGCATTTCGTCTTCTGCGTTCCAAATTATATGAACTGGAACTGGAGAAGCAGCATTCTGCAGAGGCTGAGGCAAGAAGAAGCCAGATCGGTACAGGAGACCGTTCTGAGAAGATCCGTACTTACAACTTCCCACAGGGACGTGTGACCGATCACAGAATCAAGCTTACGCTTCATAAGCTGGACAGCATTATGAACGGAGATCTGGATGAAGTCATTGACAGCCTGATCGCAGCAGACCAGGCAGCAAAGCTGGCATCGATGAATGAGGCAGTATAA
- the prmC gene encoding peptide chain release factor N(5)-glutamine methyltransferase produces the protein MTYQEAYQKATGELKAAGIPEPESDSWILLEHVTGMIRTRYYVDGFERMPKNEEDRFFELVSCRKTRIPVQHLTGVQEFMGYEFAVNEHVLVPRQDTEILVEEAEKRLLLMKKENPVKVLDMCTGSGCIPISLKLRNPQIVIEGADISEEALKVAEKNAKKLGVSGKWIQTDMFENITGTFDMITSNPPYIPTKVIEELEAEVRLHDPYEALDGKEDGLYFYRILAEKVPEYLTDGGWLVMEIGYDQSADVEKLLKETGFEQVSTQKDLAGLDRVVCGVYNRRSK, from the coding sequence GTGACCTATCAGGAAGCATATCAGAAAGCCACAGGTGAATTGAAAGCGGCGGGGATTCCGGAGCCGGAAAGTGATTCCTGGATCCTGCTGGAGCATGTGACCGGCATGATAAGGACCAGATATTATGTGGATGGTTTTGAAAGAATGCCGAAAAATGAAGAAGACCGGTTCTTTGAGCTGGTAAGCTGCAGAAAAACCCGGATTCCGGTGCAGCATCTGACCGGGGTTCAGGAATTTATGGGATATGAATTTGCAGTCAATGAACATGTACTTGTGCCAAGACAGGATACTGAGATTCTTGTAGAGGAAGCAGAAAAAAGACTGCTTCTTATGAAAAAAGAAAATCCGGTAAAAGTGCTGGATATGTGTACCGGTTCAGGCTGTATCCCAATCAGCCTGAAACTGAGAAATCCGCAGATTGTCATAGAAGGTGCAGATATTTCAGAAGAAGCTCTGAAAGTGGCTGAAAAAAATGCCAAAAAGCTGGGAGTGAGCGGTAAGTGGATCCAGACTGATATGTTTGAAAATATTACAGGAACATTTGACATGATCACATCGAATCCACCTTATATCCCGACAAAAGTGATCGAAGAGCTGGAAGCAGAGGTACGTCTTCATGACCCGTATGAGGCATTGGACGGAAAAGAGGACGGTCTTTATTTTTACCGGATCCTGGCAGAAAAGGTTCCGGAATATCTGACAGACGGCGGCTGGCTTGTGATGGAGATTGGATATGACCAGAGTGCAGATGTGGAAAAATTGCTGAAAGAGACTGGATTTGAACAGGTTTCAACGCAAAAGGATCTGGCAGGTCTTGACCGTGTGGTATGTGGCGTGTACAATAGGCGTAGCAAATAA